From the Streptomyces sp. Sge12 genome, the window GCGGGCCTGGCGCTTCGTCACGGAGGCCGAGGCCGCCGGCCTGCTCCCGCAGCACCGCTACGAACGCCTGCGCTGGGCCCTGCGCGCGCGTGAACGCGGCCGCCCCCTCTACCTGGAGGCGGGCGTCCCGACCGGCTGAAGCCCTGGCCCCGCCGGGCGCAGCGCGGCGGGCCGGGCGGCCGCGCCCTCCAGCGTCCGGCCGTCGCCCTGCCCGAGGGCCGGGGTCATCGCGTGCGCCGCGTCACCGAGCGCATGAACCTCCGGCACCGCACCGGGAAGGCATCGGCGCCGGTCCGACCCGCCAGGGAACGGCCGGGACGCGCACGGTCTCAGCCGGTGGTGGCCGCCTCGGTCGCCGCCTTCGCGAGGGCCTGTGCCGTGTTCTCCGTCAGGGGGTCGCCGTGGCCGAAGCACGCGATCGAGGGGGCGAGCGAGGCCAGGCGGCCGAAGGCGGCGATGGCCCGGGCGCGGTCGACGTTGAACACGCCCAGCATCAGCGGGCCCACGGCCGCCACGCAGTCGCCGGTGAACAGCACGCCGTGGCGCGGGAGGTGGATCCCGATGCTGCCGTCCGTGTGGCCCGGGGCGTGCACGACGTACGCCCCGTCCCCGAAGCCCAGGTCGTCCCCGTCCTCCAGCTCGCGGTCGACCCGGGTGGGCGGCGCCTCGGGGACGGTCAGGCCGTGCGCGTACAGCGGGATCTCCCAGTCCAGCAGCACCGGTTCGGGCACGGGCAGCTCGCCCCGGATCACCGGTGCGTCCAGGCGGTGCGCCAGCACCCGCGCGCCCCAGCGGGCGGCGAGTTCGCCGGCGGCACCGACGTGGTCGCGGTGGCAGTGGGTGAGGACGATCCGCTCCAGCTGCTCGGGCGCCCGCCCGAGGGAACGTATCGCCCGCTCGATCTCGGCGGCGGACCCGGCACGGCCCGCGTCGATCAGGGTGAGGGCTTCCCCGTCCTGCCAGAGGTAGGCCTGGCCGATGGGGAAACGGAGCATGTGGAGCCGGTTCGCGAGTACTTCGACAAGATCCATACGGCCAACGTACGGACGCCCGGTCCCCGCACCCCGCCGCGTTCACCGGGAGCGCAGTACGCCCAGGGCGCACTGCGCCCCGGGCGTACACGATGCGGCCGACACACCCCCGGCAGGGGTCAGGCGCGCTTGGACTCCGCGTAATTGACGAGGAAGAGGGCCTCCGCCACCGACAGGCGCTCCAGCTCCTGCGGCGACACGCTCTCGTTGACCGCGTGGATCTGCGCCTCGGGCTCGCTCAGCCCGATCAGCAGCATCTCCGCGTCCGGGTAGAGGGAGGTCAGCGTGTTGCACAGCGGGATCGACCCGCCCATGCCGCTGATCTGCATCTCCTCGCCGGGGTACGCGGCCTCCAGAGCCGTACGCATCGACGCGTACGCCGGGCTGTCGGTGTCCGCCTGGAACGGCTGGCCCTGGCCGACGACCTCGAGTTCGAGGCGCGCCTGCCACGGGGTGTGCGCCTCCAGGTGGGCCTGGAACAGCTTGATGGCCTCGGCGGTGTCCACACCCGGCGGGACCCGCAGGCTGATCAGCGCGCCGGCGCTCGCGTGCACCGACGGCGTCGCGCCGACCACCGGCGGGCAGTCG encodes:
- a CDS encoding MBL fold metallo-hydrolase, whose protein sequence is MDLVEVLANRLHMLRFPIGQAYLWQDGEALTLIDAGRAGSAAEIERAIRSLGRAPEQLERIVLTHCHRDHVGAAGELAARWGARVLAHRLDAPVIRGELPVPEPVLLDWEIPLYAHGLTVPEAPPTRVDRELEDGDDLGFGDGAYVVHAPGHTDGSIGIHLPRHGVLFTGDCVAAVGPLMLGVFNVDRARAIAAFGRLASLAPSIACFGHGDPLTENTAQALAKAATEAATTG